Genomic DNA from Streptomyces venezuelae:
CGTGTGGGCACACTGACCGTGGAATACCCCGTCCAGGTCGCGCTCGCTGGTGCCGTGACGACGCTGCCCACCGGGCCCGGCTGGTGGTACGAGCCGAAGCTCGACGGCGACCGGGCAGTGGTGTGGCGGCGTGACACCGTGCGAGTGCAGACCCGCTCCGGACGGGACGCCACCCCCGCGTGGATCGACATCGCCACCGCGGCCATGGACCTGCCGCCCGACACCGTCCTCGACGGCGAAGCAGTGATCTGGCGAGACGGCCGCACGGATTTCGGGGCCGTCCGCTCCCGCACCTCAGCCCGCGGCCGGCGCCTCGCCGACCTCATCCACCGCTACCCCGCCTCCTACGTCGCCTTCGACTGCCTCATGCTCGACGGCCGGGACCTGCGCGGACGGCCCTACCTGGAACGGCGCCAGGCTCTGCTCGACGTCCTGGAGCCCCTCGGGCCCCCACTGCAAGCCGTGCCCGCCACCGACGACCTCGAGGTGGCTCGCGTCTGGTTCGAGGTGCTGCCCGAGCAAGGCATCGAGGGGATCGTCGCCAAGCGGGCCACCGGCGTCTACCGGCCGGACAGATCATGGCGGAAGGTACGGACAGCGGAGACCGTGGACGTCGCCATCGTCGGCTACACCGGACCCCCGGCCCGGCCGCGGCACATCGTCGTGCGGCTCCCGGACGGGCGTCGCGTCCGGTCGCAGACGCTGACCGCGCCCCTAGCCTCTGACATCGGCCGCTACCTCACCGCCGCCAGCCCCGGGGAGCACGCGCACACCACGGACGGCGAGCCGTACACCACCACCGACGCCGCGGTCGTTGTGGAGGCCGCGGCGGGCACCACCCGGCACGCCGTGGTCACCATCACCCGGATCCGCTGATTGTCAGTGCCACCAGCGATGATGCGTCCATGGCGATCACGATGAAGAACTACGGCCTCACCTGGACCGATCCGGACGGCGTACCGCGCGCGACCGTGTGCAGCTACGACAAGGGCAGCGCAGAAGACCGGAAGAAGAAGCTCGAAGCGGCGAAGTGCAAGAACGTGCGCATCAGCGAGACCAAGCCTGGCGAACTGCTTCAGCCGCAGGCCTGACCCGCGAACGCCCGCCCCCTCATCGCAGCAAGGGAGCGGGCGCGCTCGCGTCCCTAGTAGAGGTCCGGAGTTCCGGGGACCGCGTAGTGGCCGTGCTGGTTGCGGCGTACACCGGATGAGATGTAGCCGCTCTTCTCGCCGCGTGAGGTGTAGATGTTCACGCCGCACGCCTCAGC
This window encodes:
- a CDS encoding ATP-dependent DNA ligase, with product MEYPVQVALAGAVTTLPTGPGWWYEPKLDGDRAVVWRRDTVRVQTRSGRDATPAWIDIATAAMDLPPDTVLDGEAVIWRDGRTDFGAVRSRTSARGRRLADLIHRYPASYVAFDCLMLDGRDLRGRPYLERRQALLDVLEPLGPPLQAVPATDDLEVARVWFEVLPEQGIEGIVAKRATGVYRPDRSWRKVRTAETVDVAIVGYTGPPARPRHIVVRLPDGRRVRSQTLTAPLASDIGRYLTAASPGEHAHTTDGEPYTTTDAAVVVEAAAGTTRHAVVTITRIR